From Homalodisca vitripennis isolate AUS2020 chromosome 1, UT_GWSS_2.1, whole genome shotgun sequence, the proteins below share one genomic window:
- the LOC124353125 gene encoding glucose dehydrogenase [FAD, quinone]-like translates to MRRGKCQRLQGVWMMMSSVWFVALLGGVSGQLSMFDGLLRMYRRQGLPFRENRFLGNQPILSEYDFIVVGAGAAGCVVTNRLTEVPDWKVLLLEAGVDDSMFTDVPIFNTYLWWTEHNWLYQTEQQKEACLGLKDKTCPWPAGKGMGGGTIINALIYTRGNTGDYDRWASLGNPGWSYADVLPYFLKSEKVAIPRLQNSPYHGHSGYLNVDYSPYKTPLRDAFMEAGRELGYDFIDYHDPATPIGFSPIQATMYKGRRNGASRTFLHPIKNRKNFHVATQAHVTRILIDPNTKRAYGVEFIKNGRKRVVLARKEVILSAGAFNSPQLMMLSGIGPRDHLTQMGIPVMADLPVGNNLQEHISMAGLTFLVNEGVGLIVSRLLGNATTFALEYLSRGRGPFTMLGCEALGYIKTKYANSSNFPDIEYIFVPASLALDSGSSLRKTMEITDDLYNAVWKDVGGKDAWTVWPMLLYPKSTGFVRLASTNPLKPPKIIANFLTEKIDVDVMAEALQTVVELSKTRAFQKFGSKLHDVPIPGCAQFPFGSLDYWGCSARYITTQLHHQCCTNKMGPSTDPGAVVDPSLRVYGVSGLRVIDTSVMPVITGGHTMATAYMIAEKGSDLIKEMWLSQRFFK, encoded by the coding sequence ATGAGAAGGGGAAAATGTCAAAGGTTACAAGGCGTGTGGATGATGATGTCGTCGGTTTGGTTCGTGGCGCTCCTGGGCGGAGTGAGCGGACAACTGAGCATGTTCGACGGTCTACTCAGGATGTACCGGCGCCAGGGTCTTCCCTTCCGGGAGAACAGGTTTCTGGGCAACCAACCCATCCTGAGCGAGTACGACTTCATCGTGGTGGGCGCTGGAGCAGCTGGATGTGTGGTGACCAACCGCCTCACGGAAGTGCCGGACTGGAAGGTGTTGCTGCTGGAGGCCGGGGTGGACGATAGCATGTTCACTGACGTCCCTATCTTCAACACGTACTTGTGGTGGACGGAGCACAACTGGCTGTACCAGACGGAGCAGCAGAAGGAGGCCTGTCTCGGTCTCAAGGACAAGACCTGCCCGTGGCCCGCCGGCAAGGGGATGGGGGGAGGCACCATCATCAACGCTCTGATATACACTAGAGGCAACACCGGTGACTATGACAGATGGGCCTCGTTGGGAAATCCTGGCTGGAGCTACGCCGATGTGCTTCCGTACTTCTTAAAATCAGAAAAGGTCGCCATACCTAGGTTGCAGAACTCTCCATACCACGGGCACTCTGGGTATTTAAACGTGGACTACTCCCCGTACAAAACTCCTCTTCGGGATGCATTCATGGAAGCAGGGCGAGAACTAGGTTATGATTTTATAGACTACCACGACCCCGCTACTCCGATTGGGTTTTCCCCCATTCAAGCCACGATGTACAAAGGTCGAAGAAATGGAGCGTCCAGGACATTTTTGCATCCGATCAAGAACAGAAAGAACTTCCATGTGGCTACCCAAGCGCACGTGACGAGAATCCTGATCGATCCCAACACGAAGAGGGCGTACGGTGTGGAATTCATCAAGAACGGAAGGAAAAGAGTGGTTTTGGCTAGGAAAGAAGTGATTCTATCAGCTGGTGCTTTCAATTCCCCGCAATTGATGATGCTCTCAGGCATTGGACCCAGAGATCACCTGACCCAGATGGGGATTCCAGTGATGGCCGATCTTCCAGTGGGTAACAATCTGCAAGAACACATCAGCATGGCCGGTCTGACCTTCCTCGTCAACGAGGGAGTAGGACTGATAGTTAGCAGGCTTCTAGGAAACGCCACAACCTTTGCTTTGGAGTATTTGAGCAGAGGGAGAGGACCCTTCACAATGCTGGGTTGCGAAGCATTAGGCTACATAAAGACCAAGTACGCTAACAGCTCTAACTTTCCCGACATAGAGTACATATTCGTACCAGCTTCTCTAGCTCTCGACAGCGGTTCGTCACTCAGGAAGACAATGGAAATCACGGACGATCTTTACAATGCGGTCTGGAAAGATGTGGGTGGGAAAGACGCGTGGACTGTTTGGCCCATGCTGCTATACCCGAAGAGCACAGGATTCGTGCGACTAGCAAGTACAAATCCCCTGAAACCACCGAAGATCATCGCGAACTTCCTCACAGAGAAGATCGACGTAGATGTGATGGCTGAAGCTCTCCAAACGGTTGTTGAGCTGAGTAAGACGAGAGCCTTCCAGAAGTTTGGCTCTAAGCTGCACGATGTCCCGATTCCCGGTTGCGCTCAGTTTCCCTTCGGCTCTCTGGACTACTGGGGATGTTCCGCCCGCTACATCACCACCCAGCTGCACCATCAGTGCTGCACGAACAAAATGGGGCCCTCCACCGACCCCGGGGCGGTGGTCGATCCCTCCCTCAGGGTGTACGGGGTCTCTGGTCTGAGAGTCATCGATACCTCCGTAATGCCGGTCATTACTGGAGGACATACCATGGCCACGGCCTACATGATCGCGGAAAAAGGCTCGGACTTGATCAAAGAAATGTGGTTGTCCCAAAGATTCTTCAAATAA